A single window of Flavobacterium sp. 140616W15 DNA harbors:
- a CDS encoding ABC transporter substrate-binding protein, which produces MKQLIDQIGTSHSFETAPKRIISLVPSQTELLYDLGLEDSIVGITKFCVHPYHLKSTKKMVGGTKKVHYEKIRLLNPDIIICNKEENTKEIVDQLSEICPVWVTNILTIEDNFQMITDFGQLFNRRTEAQKWNDKLAFGLQDFKIYIKDKPFKKAAYFIWKNPFMVAGSDNYINELLKLNHFTNIYSDKGRYPEIELKKMRLEGDPDVVLLSSEPYPFKEEDAFEIGRFTHHAKTVFVDGEMFSWYGTRLLKAFSYFKQMHERLQ; this is translated from the coding sequence TTGAAACAATTAATCGATCAAATCGGTACTTCGCATTCTTTTGAAACTGCTCCAAAAAGAATTATCTCACTTGTTCCTTCGCAAACCGAATTGCTTTATGATTTAGGACTCGAAGATAGTATTGTTGGAATAACGAAGTTTTGTGTACATCCGTATCACTTAAAATCAACTAAGAAAATGGTTGGTGGAACAAAAAAAGTGCATTACGAGAAAATCCGATTACTGAATCCAGATATTATCATTTGTAATAAAGAAGAAAATACAAAGGAAATTGTAGATCAACTATCAGAGATATGTCCAGTTTGGGTAACTAATATTTTAACTATCGAAGATAATTTCCAGATGATTACCGATTTTGGGCAATTGTTTAATCGTAGAACCGAAGCACAAAAATGGAATGATAAATTGGCTTTTGGATTGCAAGATTTTAAAATCTACATAAAAGACAAGCCATTTAAAAAAGCCGCTTATTTTATCTGGAAGAACCCTTTTATGGTAGCAGGTTCGGATAATTATATAAACGAGTTGCTAAAACTGAATCATTTTACAAATATATATTCGGATAAAGGACGCTATCCCGAAATAGAACTTAAGAAAATGCGCTTAGAGGGCGATCCAGATGTCGTTTTGTTATCCTCAGAACCGTATCCGTTTAAAGAAGAAGACGCATTCGAGATTGGACGATTTACGCATCATGCCAAAACTGTTTTTGTAGATGGAGAGATGTTTTCGTGGTATGGAACCCGATTGCTAAAAGCATTCTCTTATTTTAAGCAAATGCACGAGCGCTTGCAATAA
- the purU gene encoding formyltetrahydrofolate deformylase, translating into MQKITFLIHCKDQKGIIAAVTNFILKVEGNITYIDQHVDVEQNVFFMRLECELTNRSIAIEDIKTDFKDSIASNFEMSWELYNQEQKPKMALFVSKYDHCLFDILGRYSADELGVEIPVIISNHNDLRAIAERFDIPFHFVPFTKDTKEEGEKQQLALLKKYDINFIVLARYMQIITPGLIDLYKNKIINIHHSFLPAFPGAKPYHSAFKRGVKIIGATSHYVTEELDEGPIIEQDIARVSHIHSVDDFIMKGRDLERIVLARAIKLHAERKTMVYSNKTVVFS; encoded by the coding sequence ATGCAAAAAATAACTTTTCTCATTCACTGCAAAGACCAAAAAGGTATTATTGCTGCTGTGACTAATTTTATTCTGAAAGTGGAAGGAAACATTACCTACATTGACCAGCATGTTGATGTGGAGCAAAATGTGTTTTTTATGCGACTCGAATGCGAATTAACCAATCGAAGCATTGCCATTGAGGATATAAAAACAGATTTCAAGGACTCTATTGCATCCAACTTTGAGATGTCATGGGAATTATACAATCAGGAGCAAAAGCCTAAAATGGCATTGTTTGTTTCTAAATATGACCATTGTTTATTTGATATTCTTGGACGCTATAGTGCTGATGAATTAGGTGTTGAAATCCCTGTAATCATTAGTAACCATAATGATTTAAGAGCGATTGCTGAACGTTTTGATATTCCGTTTCACTTTGTTCCGTTTACCAAAGACACTAAAGAAGAGGGGGAAAAGCAACAACTCGCATTGCTAAAAAAATATGATATCAACTTTATTGTATTAGCACGCTATATGCAAATTATCACTCCTGGGTTAATTGATCTTTACAAAAACAAAATCATAAATATCCATCACTCTTTTTTACCTGCATTTCCGGGAGCTAAACCGTACCATTCGGCTTTTAAAAGAGGAGTGAAAATTATTGGAGCAACAAGCCATTATGTAACCGAAGAACTAGATGAAGGCCCGATTATAGAACAAGATATCGCTCGTGTTTCGCACATCCATTCGGTAGATGATTTTATCATGAAAGGACGCGACCTAGAACGTATCGTACTGGCTAGAGCTATAAAACTACATGCCGAGCGCAAAACAATGGTTTATAGCAATAAAACGGTCGTTTTTTCTTAA
- a CDS encoding CHASE3 domain-containing protein, whose translation MMHTYEINIQLERLLSFVKDAETGQRGYIITKNSRFLAPYLFSRDKVNRSFIKLKKLVDDNPKQQQNLKNLFDLIIQRYTYLEGSLKYSNEKTYDKRKLDNCMFGGRIVMENIRFQIDEMNDVEKDILQKRQKIYQSEISLTPIFSIILFLVALSFILLSYRQISNDIDRLKVFNKKLLISSKLMAESEIIGAFSTWQWDMETDNIVYSDNQYRLLGHAPNSFVPEKDTFLKYVHPEDKQAFSTLMQGIIENKQLPLIYYKVIRKNNEIRYFKSIGKLLIDEQGSKIMLGITFDITEEHFQNIAIYERNKELEKSNKELASFNHVASHDLQEPLRKIQTFISRISDDDMNSLSENGKGYILKIGASAKRMRILIDDLLLFSRTNTTKKEFLKMNLNDLLEKAKLELSEIIQEKNAVILSDKLPKLKVIPYQIEQLFINLINNSIKYSKPNVSPEISISCEKIASKEFPDLLEQSIKKYYKITFTDNGMGFDPQFKETIFVLFQRLHSKTDEYPGTGIGLAICKKIVENHKGHIIADSTPNKGSVFTIFLPE comes from the coding sequence ATGATGCATACCTATGAAATAAACATTCAATTAGAGCGATTACTATCGTTTGTAAAAGACGCAGAAACAGGTCAAAGAGGCTATATAATAACCAAAAATAGCCGCTTCCTTGCGCCTTATCTTTTTTCTCGTGATAAAGTAAACAGATCCTTTATTAAGCTAAAAAAGCTAGTAGATGATAATCCTAAACAACAACAAAATCTTAAAAATCTTTTCGATTTAATTATCCAGCGCTATACCTATCTTGAAGGTTCTTTAAAATACAGCAACGAAAAAACCTATGATAAAAGAAAACTAGACAACTGTATGTTTGGCGGACGGATTGTAATGGAAAATATTCGTTTTCAAATAGATGAGATGAACGATGTTGAAAAAGATATTTTACAGAAAAGGCAAAAAATTTACCAGAGTGAAATCTCATTAACTCCCATTTTTTCTATCATCTTATTTCTGGTAGCACTTTCATTTATATTACTCTCTTACAGACAAATTAGCAATGATATCGACCGATTGAAAGTTTTTAATAAAAAGCTTTTAATTTCCAGCAAGCTTATGGCCGAATCTGAGATAATTGGTGCTTTTAGTACCTGGCAATGGGATATGGAGACTGATAATATTGTGTACTCCGATAATCAATATCGTTTATTAGGCCATGCCCCTAACTCATTTGTACCAGAAAAAGATACGTTTTTAAAGTACGTGCATCCCGAAGACAAACAAGCTTTCTCAACCTTAATGCAAGGTATTATTGAGAATAAGCAACTCCCGCTTATATATTATAAAGTTATTCGAAAAAACAATGAAATTAGATACTTCAAGTCTATCGGAAAACTTTTGATAGATGAACAAGGAAGCAAAATAATGTTGGGAATAACATTTGATATTACTGAGGAGCATTTTCAGAATATTGCTATATACGAACGTAATAAAGAACTTGAAAAAAGCAATAAAGAACTAGCTTCATTCAATCATGTTGCGAGTCATGACTTGCAAGAACCGCTTAGAAAAATACAAACATTTATCTCCAGAATTTCTGATGACGATATGAATTCTTTATCTGAAAACGGAAAAGGCTATATTCTAAAAATAGGAGCTTCTGCCAAAAGAATGCGCATTTTAATTGATGATCTCTTACTCTTTTCTAGAACAAATACAACCAAGAAAGAGTTCTTAAAAATGAATTTGAATGACTTACTCGAAAAAGCAAAGCTAGAGTTGTCTGAAATAATTCAGGAAAAAAATGCTGTTATATTATCTGATAAGTTACCAAAACTAAAAGTCATTCCTTATCAAATAGAGCAACTATTCATTAACCTGATAAATAATTCTATAAAATACAGCAAGCCAAATGTTTCTCCTGAAATCAGTATCTCATGTGAAAAAATAGCGTCTAAAGAATTTCCTGATTTACTAGAGCAGTCTATAAAAAAATATTACAAGATCACTTTTACCGATAACGGAATGGGATTTGACCCGCAATTTAAGGAAACGATCTTTGTATTGTTCCAGCGCCTACATAGCAAGACAGACGAATATCCTGGAACTGGAATTGGATTAGCTATTTGCAAAAAAATTGTCGAAAACCACAAAGGACACATTATAGCCGACAGTACACCGAACAAAGGCTCGGTTTTTACTATTTTTCTACCCGAATAA
- a CDS encoding AraC family transcriptional regulator — protein sequence MKLFIKFDINTVCSQFLKEKLNERQINYTPLGFGEIELEKNLTSEELDCMKNDLEPFGLEIVENQKSVLVQKIKDAIIEMVFMDENGNNLKSSVYLAEKLNHSYGYLSNVFSEVTYSSIENFIILQKIERAKHLIIINEMSLTEIAFLLNYSSVAHLSTQFKNTTGITPSAFQRIIKKRRENLK from the coding sequence ATGAAGTTATTTATTAAGTTTGATATTAATACTGTTTGTTCTCAATTTTTGAAAGAGAAATTGAATGAACGACAAATAAATTATACCCCTTTAGGTTTTGGAGAAATCGAATTAGAAAAGAACCTAACATCGGAAGAATTAGATTGTATGAAGAATGATTTAGAACCTTTTGGCCTGGAAATTGTAGAGAATCAAAAGAGTGTTCTGGTACAAAAAATAAAAGACGCCATTATTGAGATGGTTTTTATGGATGAGAACGGAAACAATTTAAAAAGTTCTGTGTATTTGGCCGAGAAATTAAATCATAGTTACGGATATTTATCGAATGTTTTTTCGGAAGTAACCTATTCATCTATTGAGAATTTCATCATTTTACAAAAAATCGAACGAGCCAAACACCTCATTATTATAAATGAAATGAGTTTAACCGAAATTGCATTTTTACTCAATTACTCAAGTGTTGCGCACTTAAGTACACAGTTTAAAAATACAACAGGAATTACACCTTCGGCATTTCAGCGAATTATAAAAAAACGACGCGAAAATTTAAAATAA
- a CDS encoding DUF5723 family protein, with protein MKKQLLILLLFITSFASKAQSYMGYFHDNYAGVQSVLFNPASIADSRFKTDVNLFSISGSVQNDLYGVRLFDVYKDGYDFNSQSKITASNANNGFANFDIMGPSFMFNIAPKHTLAVFTRARSISNVRNVNGYLVDQVKDGLDQSGNFNFNAGDVNGASNTWAELGVSYATVLYQKDQHFLKGGLTAKYLQGGVNGYVHANDVSVAYVENAANPKAGVLASTGEITIGASQDFEANSKYDFDANSKGFGFDLGLVYEWRPDYDKYDLSKAKPTDNNFRDLNKYKLRFGLSVTDIGSINYRNAKQDTYNVTGVVTQEMIDDIGNIYDFLNDNYNKTSSTKGRKTNLPTAIHADIDWNMYNKFYLNLNGDINMVNADKVNAVTIANRVSLTPRYESRWFSFYVPMTWMEYSGMQVGSGIRVGAFFVGSGSVLTNLVSKESKAADFHLGMKIPVYQKKFKDTDEDGVIDKDDACRKVAGPVENNGCPWPDTDKDGVFDKDDACPNVAGPIENKGCPWKDSDGDTLLDNVDACPTVAGPVANKGCPWPDTDGDGVLDKDDACPTVAGLAENKGCPVLDADKDGIPDNEDECPLLAGPIENKGCPKVSKTTLEQLKVEAKSIFFETGKATLSEAKKEETSKRLEAIKEILKNYPNAKFAINGHTDNVGNPKFNQKLSEARAKAVMDFLIAKGVNPANLTSQGFGASKPVKSNKTAAGRAENRRTEIVYLGNL; from the coding sequence ATGAAAAAACAACTACTTATTTTATTGCTTTTTATTACTTCTTTCGCATCCAAAGCCCAATCTTATATGGGTTATTTTCATGATAATTATGCAGGTGTACAAAGTGTGCTTTTTAATCCTGCTTCTATAGCCGATTCTCGTTTTAAAACAGATGTTAATTTGTTTTCTATTAGCGGTTCGGTACAAAATGATTTGTATGGAGTTCGCCTTTTTGATGTTTATAAAGATGGATATGATTTTAATAGTCAGTCAAAAATAACGGCATCTAATGCAAACAATGGTTTTGCGAATTTTGATATTATGGGACCTTCTTTTATGTTTAATATTGCGCCAAAGCATACCTTGGCAGTATTTACAAGAGCAAGATCTATAAGTAATGTCAGAAACGTTAACGGATATCTTGTAGATCAGGTTAAAGATGGTTTAGACCAATCAGGTAATTTTAATTTTAATGCAGGTGATGTAAATGGAGCTTCAAACACTTGGGCAGAATTAGGTGTTTCTTATGCTACTGTTTTGTATCAAAAAGACCAACACTTCTTAAAAGGAGGTTTAACAGCTAAGTATTTGCAAGGTGGTGTAAATGGATATGTTCATGCAAATGATGTTAGTGTTGCTTATGTTGAAAATGCTGCAAATCCTAAAGCAGGTGTTCTTGCTTCTACAGGAGAAATTACAATAGGAGCAAGTCAAGATTTTGAAGCTAATTCAAAATATGATTTCGATGCTAACTCAAAAGGATTTGGATTTGATCTAGGACTTGTTTACGAATGGAGACCAGATTATGATAAATATGATCTAAGCAAAGCAAAACCGACAGATAATAATTTTAGAGATTTAAATAAGTATAAATTACGATTTGGATTATCTGTTACAGACATTGGATCTATAAATTATAGAAACGCAAAACAAGATACGTACAATGTTACAGGAGTAGTTACGCAAGAGATGATTGATGATATAGGTAATATATATGATTTTTTAAATGATAATTACAATAAAACATCAAGCACAAAAGGAAGAAAAACAAATTTACCTACAGCGATTCATGCTGATATAGATTGGAATATGTATAACAAATTCTACCTTAATCTTAACGGAGACATTAATATGGTTAATGCGGATAAGGTTAATGCAGTTACTATTGCTAATAGAGTAAGTTTAACGCCTCGTTACGAAAGCAGATGGTTTAGTTTTTACGTGCCAATGACTTGGATGGAATACAGCGGAATGCAAGTAGGTTCAGGAATTCGAGTAGGAGCTTTCTTTGTTGGATCAGGTTCAGTGCTAACTAATTTGGTTTCAAAAGAATCAAAAGCAGCAGATTTTCACCTTGGAATGAAAATTCCAGTTTACCAAAAGAAATTTAAGGATACCGATGAGGATGGAGTTATAGATAAAGATGATGCTTGCAGAAAAGTAGCAGGACCAGTAGAAAATAATGGTTGTCCTTGGCCAGATACAGATAAAGATGGTGTTTTTGATAAAGATGATGCTTGTCCTAATGTTGCGGGTCCAATAGAAAACAAAGGATGCCCTTGGAAAGATAGCGATGGAGATACCTTATTGGATAATGTTGACGCTTGTCCAACAGTTGCAGGCCCAGTAGCGAATAAAGGATGCCCTTGGCCAGATACAGACGGAGATGGAGTTTTAGATAAAGATGATGCTTGTCCAACTGTTGCTGGATTAGCAGAGAATAAAGGTTGTCCAGTTCTAGATGCAGATAAAGATGGTATTCCAGATAATGAAGATGAATGCCCTTTACTTGCAGGACCGATAGAGAATAAAGGTTGTCCTAAAGTTTCTAAAACTACATTAGAACAATTGAAGGTAGAAGCTAAGTCAATCTTCTTTGAAACAGGTAAAGCGACATTAAGTGAAGCAAAAAAAGAAGAAACATCAAAAAGATTAGAAGCTATCAAAGAAATTTTGAAAAACTATCCAAATGCTAAGTTTGCAATTAACGGACATACTGATAATGTAGGGAATCCTAAATTTAACCAAAAATTATCAGAAGCTAGAGCAAAAGCAGTTATGGATTTCTTAATTGCTAAAGGAGTAAATCCTGCTAATTTAACTTCTCAAGGATTTGGAGCTTCAAAACCAGTTAAGTCAAATAAAACAGCAGCAGGAAGAGCTGAAAACAGAAGAACAGAAATTGTTTATCTAGGCAATTTGTAA
- the pyrF gene encoding orotidine-5'-phosphate decarboxylase, with protein sequence MTTQQLHEQILLKKSFLCIGLDVDLTKIPEHLLETEDPIFEFNKVIIDATHDLAIAYKPNTAFYEAYGIKGWLSLQKTINYINEKHPDIFTIADAKRGDIGNTSSMYAKAFFEDLNFDSVTVAPYMGKDSVEPFLAFENKHTIMLALTSNEGAFDFQTLITNGTELYKQVLETSKTWKNSENLMYVVGATKAEYFTEIRKIVPDSFLLVPGVGAQGGSLSEVCKYGMNDKIGLLINSSRAIIYASKGTDFAEKAREEALKMQQEMEEIMSSKKV encoded by the coding sequence ATGACAACACAACAACTACACGAACAAATTCTTTTAAAAAAATCATTTTTATGCATCGGTTTAGATGTTGATTTAACTAAAATTCCAGAACATCTTTTAGAAACAGAAGATCCTATTTTTGAATTTAATAAAGTTATAATCGACGCAACACACGATCTGGCTATTGCTTACAAACCCAATACTGCTTTTTATGAAGCCTACGGAATAAAGGGATGGTTGTCGTTGCAAAAAACAATCAACTATATAAATGAGAAGCATCCAGATATTTTTACAATTGCAGATGCTAAACGTGGTGATATCGGAAATACATCAAGTATGTATGCCAAAGCTTTTTTTGAAGATTTAAATTTTGATAGTGTTACAGTTGCACCATATATGGGAAAAGACTCAGTTGAGCCTTTCTTGGCATTCGAAAACAAGCACACCATAATGTTAGCGTTAACATCTAATGAAGGCGCATTCGATTTTCAGACCTTAATTACTAACGGAACAGAATTATACAAACAAGTTCTAGAAACTTCTAAAACATGGAAGAATAGCGAGAACTTAATGTATGTGGTAGGAGCTACCAAAGCCGAATATTTTACCGAAATCCGTAAGATTGTTCCAGATAGCTTTTTGCTAGTTCCGGGAGTAGGTGCACAAGGTGGAAGCCTATCAGAAGTATGTAAATACGGAATGAACGATAAAATAGGATTGCTTATTAATTCGTCTCGTGCCATTATCTACGCATCAAAAGGGACAGACTTTGCAGAGAAAGCAAGAGAAGAAGCTCTAAAAATGCAACAAGAAATGGAAGAGATTATGAGTAGTAAAAAAGTTTAA
- a CDS encoding catalase yields MESKDKLTTATGTPVPDNQNIMTAGPRGPVLLQDFWFLEKMAHFDREVIPERRMHAKGSAAYGTFTVTHDITQYTKADIFSEIGKKTDMFVRFSTVAGERGAADAERDIRGFAMKFYTNQGNWDLVGNNTPVFFFRDPMKFPDLNHAVKRDPQTNLRSADNNWDFWTLLPEALHQVTIVMSDRGIPKSYRQMHGFGSHTFSFINDKNERHWVKFHFVTQQGIENLSDEEAAKLVGNDRESHQRDLFEAIERKDFPKWKLSVQIMTEEQAKTYKYHPFDLTKVWLKGDFPLIPVGEFELNRNPDNYFAEVEQAAFNPANIVPGIGYSPDKMLQARLFSYGDAHRYRLGVNNAQIPVNAAKCPVNSFHRDGAMRVDGNYGSKKHYEPNSFGKWQEQPEYKEPPLSIHGDAYAHNFREDDNDYFSQPGKLFRLMTDDKKQFLFKNTAAQVGGAQKFIQVRHIRNCFKADPAYGEGVANALGMTMDEVNNFSDPRLLIEVR; encoded by the coding sequence ATGGAATCGAAAGACAAACTTACCACGGCAACAGGAACGCCTGTACCAGACAATCAAAACATAATGACTGCAGGACCACGTGGTCCGGTATTATTGCAAGATTTTTGGTTTTTAGAGAAAATGGCACATTTTGACCGAGAGGTAATTCCTGAGAGAAGAATGCATGCTAAAGGATCTGCTGCATACGGAACATTTACCGTAACTCATGATATTACTCAATATACTAAAGCCGATATCTTTTCTGAAATAGGAAAAAAAACAGACATGTTTGTTCGTTTTTCAACTGTAGCAGGTGAAAGAGGTGCGGCAGATGCAGAAAGAGATATTCGTGGTTTTGCCATGAAGTTCTATACTAATCAAGGAAATTGGGATTTAGTAGGAAACAATACTCCTGTATTCTTTTTCCGTGATCCGATGAAATTTCCTGACTTAAATCACGCAGTAAAACGTGATCCACAAACAAATTTAAGAAGTGCCGATAACAATTGGGATTTCTGGACATTATTGCCTGAAGCATTGCATCAAGTAACAATTGTAATGAGTGATAGAGGTATTCCTAAATCATATCGTCAAATGCACGGATTCGGAAGCCATACCTTTAGTTTTATCAATGATAAAAATGAAAGACATTGGGTTAAATTTCACTTTGTAACACAACAAGGAATTGAAAACCTATCCGATGAAGAAGCGGCAAAACTAGTTGGAAACGACAGAGAAAGCCACCAAAGAGATTTGTTTGAAGCTATCGAAAGAAAAGATTTTCCAAAATGGAAATTATCTGTGCAAATCATGACCGAGGAGCAAGCTAAAACGTATAAATACCACCCATTCGACTTAACAAAAGTTTGGTTAAAAGGAGATTTTCCACTTATCCCAGTTGGAGAATTTGAATTAAACAGAAATCCAGATAACTATTTTGCCGAAGTAGAGCAAGCAGCCTTTAATCCTGCGAATATAGTTCCCGGAATCGGATATTCGCCAGATAAAATGTTACAAGCTCGTTTGTTTTCTTATGGTGATGCTCACCGTTATCGTTTAGGGGTAAATAATGCACAGATTCCTGTTAATGCAGCCAAATGTCCAGTGAATAGTTTCCACCGTGATGGCGCTATGCGTGTAGATGGAAATTACGGAAGTAAAAAACATTATGAGCCTAATAGTTTCGGTAAATGGCAGGAACAACCAGAATACAAAGAACCGCCATTGTCAATTCATGGAGATGCATACGCTCATAATTTTAGAGAAGATGATAATGATTATTTCTCTCAACCAGGAAAGTTATTCCGCTTAATGACCGACGATAAAAAACAGTTTTTGTTTAAAAACACAGCGGCACAAGTAGGAGGAGCACAAAAGTTTATACAAGTAAGACACATTCGTAACTGCTTTAAAGCCGATCCAGCTTATGGAGAAGGTGTAGCAAACGCATTAGGAATGACAATGGATGAAGTAAATAACTTTAGTGATCCAAGATTGTTGATAGAAGTGAGATAA
- a CDS encoding DUF4197 domain-containing protein, with product MKKILLLTLAFSITSYAQVQETLNKLPQLSSKLSGLGRVDIASGLKEALDKGIAKQVTKLTATDGFYKNEAVKILMPEELQKVDATLRKFGLGSLADEGIKVLNRAAEDAVKEATPIFVSAVKNMSINDAKSILLGNENAATTYLESSTTTSLYSKFNPVIKESFSKVGADEIWSNIITKYNSLPLVKKVNTDLTDYTTKQALAGVFKMIAVEEKTIRTDINARTSPLLKKVFAMQDKK from the coding sequence ATGAAAAAGATTTTACTTTTAACACTTGCATTTTCTATTACATCTTATGCACAAGTGCAAGAAACGCTAAACAAATTACCTCAATTATCTTCAAAATTATCTGGCCTTGGCCGTGTTGATATTGCTTCGGGATTGAAAGAAGCTCTAGACAAAGGAATAGCGAAACAAGTAACAAAATTAACGGCTACTGATGGTTTTTATAAAAATGAAGCTGTAAAAATTCTAATGCCTGAGGAATTACAAAAAGTAGATGCTACTTTACGAAAATTCGGTCTTGGATCTCTTGCAGACGAAGGAATTAAGGTATTGAATCGCGCTGCCGAAGATGCTGTAAAAGAAGCGACACCGATATTTGTTTCGGCTGTAAAAAACATGTCGATTAATGATGCTAAATCTATTTTATTAGGTAACGAAAACGCAGCAACTACCTATTTAGAATCTAGTACTACTACTTCATTATACAGCAAATTTAATCCTGTTATTAAAGAATCTTTTAGTAAAGTTGGTGCAGATGAAATCTGGTCAAATATTATTACTAAATACAATAGTCTTCCGCTTGTAAAAAAGGTGAATACTGACTTGACCGATTACACCACTAAACAAGCTCTTGCTGGTGTTTTTAAAATGATTGCTGTAGAAGAAAAAACAATTAGAACTGATATTAACGCAAGAACTTCTCCTTTATTGAAAAAAGTATTTGCGATGCAAGATAAAAAGTAA
- a CDS encoding Dps family protein gives MKPHIGISSKDLKKSADILTSILSNEMILYVKTRKFHWNISGNSFMELHKLFEDQYSVLETIIDEVAERINLLGEKTIGTMTEFIGNSTLKEFPNRYPSQKEMLTELLENHEQVIVELRKYIPAFENENHDIGSADFITGLLEQHEKMSWIIRRYLS, from the coding sequence ATGAAACCCCATATAGGAATATCCTCAAAAGATTTAAAGAAAAGTGCCGACATTTTAACTTCAATTCTATCAAATGAAATGATTTTGTATGTAAAAACGAGAAAGTTTCACTGGAACATATCTGGAAATAGTTTTATGGAATTACATAAATTATTTGAAGACCAGTACAGCGTTTTAGAAACAATTATCGATGAAGTTGCCGAAAGAATTAATCTGCTTGGAGAAAAAACAATCGGAACTATGACTGAATTTATTGGTAATTCGACATTAAAAGAATTCCCTAATAGATACCCTTCTCAAAAAGAAATGCTAACTGAATTACTAGAAAATCACGAACAAGTTATCGTTGAACTTAGAAAGTACATTCCTGCATTTGAAAATGAAAATCACGATATAGGTTCTGCCGATTTTATAACTGGATTACTCGAACAACACGAAAAAATGTCTTGGATAATACGCCGTTACCTAAGTTAA